TCTCTGCTAGAAAGTCATTCTTCTGTTCATATTTCAAGTCTATAATACCGGTAACATTCAACATTTAACAAAGTCTCAATCACAATATACAAACATAACCTTATTTCAAACTCTCACATTGATAATTCCAGAATCAAGCTCTTCCTGACACACACTCATGTAAAACTAAAAGCAAACATGctgatattgatattttataaatgtaattcATCTCGGTGTCTATACAAATCTAGACACGAGAAAACAGTAGTTCGGAAATACAAAGGTAGGAATCCTATCTTTGCATTCACACGATATATATTTTCGAGGAAAATGtttatgtgaaaatattattattctattcTAAATGCTCCAACTACTCCCAATATATACTTATTTCTTGCTATTTATGAAAGAGTGTGAAGACGTAAGATAGAGTGGATTTGGATGAAAAGAACACCTATCGAGTGACGTGAGCaatgaaatcatcaaattccaTCCGAGAAACTCCTCCTTCATCCCTGGATTTGAGGATGACATTTTTGAGGTCTATTGCCCTTTGTCTCATCTCATTACCCTCCTTTGTTGCCATCAATTTTCTTACGGCATTCTCAACAGCTGATGCTGTCACCAACTCATCTCTGTGGTCCCATTCCTTCACCACCACTCCAACCTTAAGGACATCAGTCACCAAAACTCTATTCCTAGGTTGGTCAGAATGCATAGGCCATGCTGCTATTGGCACCCCCATAGAGATGCTCTCCATGCAAGAGTTCCATCCACAGTGACTCATGAACCCCCCAGTTGAAGTGTGGCTAAGGATCTCCAATTGGGGTGCCCACTCTCTCACCACCAACCCAATGCCTTTCACTCTCTCTTCAAACCCCTTTGGGAGAACAAGTTCATCACCACCATGCTTGAAAACATCTCCCTTGTCAGCATCCCTCAACACCCAAATGAACTTTTGCTTGCTCTTCTCCAACCCAGTTGCAACCTCATTGATTTGTTCCTGGGAGAAGCTTGTTGTTGTCCCAAAGGACACATACATCACTGACCTTTCCTCTTGTTTGTCAAGCCACTCAATGCAAAAGTGCTGCCTTTTTTCACTCTTCTCAATGGACAAGGGGTTGAATGGCCCCAGAGCCCAGTGGTTCTTGCTGCTGATGATCCTCTCTATCAGCTCCATGTAAGGTCCCTCAAGTGCCCTTGTGGTGTTGTATATGATCCCTTTGCTGAACTTGTGAAACACATACTGAGAGGTGATGAAATCAAGGAACTGGGTGGTAAAGCAGCCTTCAAGGGTGGGAACTTCGGGGACTAGGTGGGACATTTTTTTCACCGGAGGCTTCCCCATTACGTCCCAAAAGTACAAGAACATGGTGAAGGCGGAGACGCTGTGGAAAGTGTAGGTCTCGCAGTTGGAGACATGGATGGCATCTTGCACCACGGAAGCCATGAGAGAGTCGTAGATGACGACGACCCTTTTGGCGACAAGGGAGAGTGACTGCAAGAGTGAGAAAACAGGTCCACGGAGGCTTGCGGAGGCCTGAAAGGAGGGAAGAAGGTGGGAGGGGAATTTGGTTGGGGCATTGGGGTTTGGGGGAGGGGAGAGAAAAGGAGGAACATTGAAGTCGTGAATGTGAATGTGGGGAAAGGAGTTTGGATCCCAACCTTGAGCTCGAACCATGGCTTGGCGGTTGTGTGTGGGAGAACCGACGAAGTGGAGAGGGATGTTGTGAGCCAAGATGAGGCGAGAGAGGTGGAGGAGCTGGTTCAGGTGGCCCTGTGCAGGGAAAGggaccaccaccaccaccactggGGTGGGTGGATGGAAGATGCCATTGTTGTGCCTTTTTTTGTTGCTTTTGTAGTTGGAAGCCATGGGAGAACTTTCAAAGCTCGAAGAAGCCATTGAAGAGGTGGTAAAGTAGGTAACTAAACAAAAACTGTTTTCAATGCTTCTTAGCACCTAGTTTCTCTTTGCTATTTATAGAAACCAAACCCAATGTTGGCCACCACTTTTTTCCATACAAATTCTTTACCATATATGGGTTAGATTCCAAGCCTGGACACGCGTCCCGCATTTCGTTGTAATAAAGTGATTGATGGATTTTTGGGTGTGAGCTAATTTCAATGTTTATAAAGATGTCACgatcttatttaaaaattctaaagtgaagatgatgttttatttttaattttaaaaactaattttaatttattcaatgattttatgtttatatatgtcTAATTGTATTAAATGAAAGTTTGAAAAGTATTATCTTGTTTGTAGATATCCTTTCTCACTCGTTTACTTTTCATAACAGTATTAcacttcaaaattcaaaaaggaaaattaattaGTTGAGGAAATTAGAATGAATTATTTCTTGtaagaaatcaaaatcaacCATAACTTATATATCAAACCACAATATTATGACCACATCTATACAAAGAATATCTCATAGTCACATTAACTAATAAATAGATGTGCATTATCTTTGATGGTGAGACCAACCTGATACCGGTATAACTACCTTTGCTACTTTACAAGTAAGtctataaacaaataattatttcttaaagTGAATTGAAAAAacctataaaattatttaacattgattatatttaaaaaaaagaaaatttaccaaaatctataatatatatatatatatatatatatatatatatatatatatatatatatatatatatatatatatatatatatatatatatatatcacaataGTGCAATCGATAGttcaaaacattgaaaaaattgaTCGATAGACTTATAGTGAAAAACGTAGAGTGACATGGGGTTCTGAGCTTGTTAGCTTGCATAAACCCATCTACATAATCTATATACCAACCAAGCGTGCAACGGGTAGGGCGGACTGACCTACTGACCTGCAAACaattcaaaaccctaattttttctCCAAATGCGTCTACTCACCTCATTCTTTGTTATGtgtttcttgtttcttttttgcgttcttctttctctcacgaAACACAACATAGAGTCTCATTCATGATTTCTCCTTGTCTTGTAACAATACACTCAGATATTGGTCTCAATCActttatatataactatttaagTTTGATGAGaatgtaataatataaagttttaacCATTTCGTCGTTTTGTTAAGAATGttgaatcaaatataaaattagcaAAAACTATTCAACTAATACatataagtgaaaaacaaaaagaaattttgtaaaatataaaatttcacattagttaagaaaaaatttaaatctaagtATGCGGATAGACCCAGGAGTGAGAACAATTCCAATGCGAAACAAACTAGTATCTTCAGCATATCAATCCTATCTTATGGACAAAGTGTGAGTCGAGTCTAACTCGAGTGCGCTAGCCTCCATTACCATCTTTGATAAGggtgaaacataaaaaaacaataaatagtaCTAAAGAACAACCTCGTTCtctcgtttttattttttacttggTTACGGTCCATTGTAATAATAATGCCCACAGTGGTGTAAGCTGTATCTGACTCATCCTATATTAATTTATGTCCCAATTGGTAGTTGGatactttctttttttgaatGGTATAGTGGGTTACTTCAAATACCAACCCCACATAACAATTTCACATTAAttacatttctttctttttcattttctacaGAATTATTCATACAAAacctttattaatattattaataattttgttcttaTAATCTAACAGATTacttaaataaactttaatctgttctttattaaaaaaaaaattctcctaAAATGGGCTTGTGATTTTGGTgcttaattattttacttttcatattgtaaaatttaaaatctccTCTTTAGTCTTTATAAgatatgataatttttattttagtccttgtataatatgtaatttattttacagagtttaagagtaaatttttatttgatattttgagttGGACCATCTATATTCCATACACCTCGAGTTTAATCACATTTAAAGATGCCTTTCCATATCTTTTCACCTTTGTTGGTTGTGACTAAGTCCCATGTGCTTTCTCATGTACCTTTTGGGACAAATGTTTATGGCTTAGAATCAGATGTATCTATTTGTACTGTTTATTTGATGAACCAATGAGATTTCAAgttttataccattttggaaCAGATAACaaatagacatatatatatatatatatatatatatatataatttaataaaagtagtAATATTAGCTGTTCGATTtaaggagaaaataaaaatgaagtatTTTAGTTTGGAAAAATAAAGTACTAATTaagatgtaatttttaatatgtacttttgttagattttttttccatgGTAAACTCCACAAGCTAGAATGCAATTAATTGCATGTGGCCATTCTTAGTCCTAAAATTatcaagaaattaaaaaaatatatttattatgttgcCTTTCAATGTGAggttgaaataaattataataaatgaaatttaatattaataatgagGATGGGTATGAGTttgactattttatttttatctatgaaataaaaatttattttgatccTCATATTTAACTTTGagtctttcaaaaataaaaatttattttcatcctatatcatagtaaataacatttgaaaactaatacttgtttaaaaataatgagattcaattattttaatattaaaatattgtaatataaatgattttttatgaatgagtttcataatttaaaaggcacaatacttttaaaaacaatttttatagtGTTCTTTGACTTCTCTTTAAGGGTTATCCTTCTCTACTTGTCAGTTTGAAAATCCGAGACCATTAGAGTGATCCTTAAGGCGAGTTCTTCACTTTCATCCGATCAGTTTCTCTCATAAAGTGAGTTGGTTTTCTACTCCTCTTTATGGTCTATTTTGTCTTCCTTTACATGCGAACTATTTAGAGTTGCATGTGACGTCTATGTCATCTTTAAGAGTCTTTGCTAATCATTGGTTCTAATGGTATGTCCTGATCGCGTTTCTGTTGTTCATAAGAGTAGATAAAGCTTCTTGTGCTTTAGAGGGTATTCTTAAGTATATCGAGTTGTTTGATCATCTATCaggtaagaaaaattaattgcTTTGTTTTAAAGTTATAGATGTGATAAATATGGTAAAATGCACATTTGGTTGATATGAATATGTTGAATTGTTGATTTGGTGTTTGAGTTGCTGAAATCTTActatgtttttgtgttgtttgctTTGTCTTAATTGGTGTTGAATTGAAGAACTTAGGATCTGATCATTTGAGCAAGTTGGTATGCATTTTATATTGAAAACTATTTTTGAACCAAGCATTAAGTAGAGATTACAAATTTGATCCTCTAAACAAGTTCTTTTTTTccacaaataatataattgattatattgcATTCTGGTATAACATTAAGCGATTACCATATGACACTAAGTGTCGATTCCTTGTGCAAGTCTGAGAACACTTTGACTCTAGACCACTAAGTGTTAGGTTTGTATTGCCGAATGCTCTGGCGCTAAGCACCGATTTTTGAATGCTCTGACGCTAAGCGATGACAAAACAACCTTGAACGCCACTTTTCACTATAGGTGTGGAACAATTTAATTCTAGGTCATTAAGCAACAAAATGATGTCACTGAGTGAGACGTTTTGTGAGAAGAATGACGTTGAGCACCACAACTACCGTTGAGTGTCACCTTTTCCAAAAGGTTTGGTGTTGAGTGTCAGGATCTTCATTAAGTGCTCTCTTTTGTGAGAGGTCTTACGTTAAGGGCCACTTATGAGTGCCAATGTGTAAGTTTTGATTTTCTAAttgctttgttttgtttaaaatggATTACTATGGATATGATGTatgtttaatatgtattatGAACGAGAACATGGTTGTGGATACATGTGGTAATGGTGTTGTGAGAATTTCAAGAAGCAATTCTTTGTGGTGATGTATTTTGTGTATGCATTGACATTAGAGGTTCAACAAGGAGGTATCCTGAACTCTAATAATTATTCACACTTAAATAGAGTAGAATGAGGTATGTGGTAAGAATCGTAGGAGGTCATAGTCTATGGACACTGGTTTGGTCTTAAGTGCgaaggggactaaccttgtgagtagTGGGGTGATAACCTCTTTGTTTATGACTCTATAGAGTACAAATACTACTGCAAGTGAACACCTACCATGAAATCCAATGTCAAAGACATGTATCCGGATAATTGATTTTAGTGTCAGTTGTTTATGTATAttctttattgtatttaattcaTGTTTAGGTTTTATCTAATGTGATTTCATTGTTTATGAAAACTCTTCTGCACTTAGCTTACCTTGTTATCCTTGtatgttgtttgttttttttatgatgatcacAGGTGAGGGATAGGAGTTGATGCATCTCTAATAGAGAATAATGATGTTGTAGAGTATTTCTTCATAGTTGTGTAATAGTGTTCTTTAGTTGGttcaaatatatgttttattagtatagtttattttttcGATAACggtattaatataatatatttatagtttgtgactatctattttgttttatcaattttatagcaccttattttattagttgtaAGATACTAAAATTGGAATTTTACATTAATGAGAATGAACTTTTTGTTTCGTCTTCTACTATActagatatttattaaaaaatagtttttataaaaaaataattataaaaaaaacatgatattATCAAGGTTAGAaaatacacatcttctttttccttaatgttaaatataaaaaatttataatgatataattatcaaataataaattaataaaattaaaatgattgtataaagaaataaatattgattattCTTAAAACAAGTTGTGATTAAAGAAAAGTTAATACCAATACTAAATTTTATAGATTCCGTAagatattaaaagtattttaataatttaagatAGAAACGAgacatatataacatatttatttttgtttctatatttaatataaaaaataaaaaatcatttatactTGTAAAGAATATACAAAATCGTATGtgatttaaataatgaaactcagttattttgatattaaaagtttaaaagtataaatagattttttttataaatgagtatttatttaaaatcacacCATCTATTTAAACTTCTTTTTTCTAGAGCTCTTTACTCTAGAAATTCTATCAAAGACTGTTCGAGTAATCCTTGAGGTGAGATCTTCAACTCTATTAGATCAATTTCTACAAAAGTGCAAGTTTGTTTCTACTTTTTTCCTTTGTTTGTGAGTTTTTCTATGCATGTGAGCGGTTCTAGCTTGCGTGTGAGGCttgagtcttctataagactctTTACTTACTAGTCCTATCAATATGCCCTAATCATGTTTCTGTTGTTCGTAGGAGTAGATAAAGTTTCTTGTGCTTGTTGAGTTGTCATAGGACCCTTAAAGTTGTTTGGTTATCTATCAAGTAACGGAAGCTAGATGTTTTAATGTGTGTGAGTTGGATATTGCTTATTGAAATTGATATGTTgaatatgattgttgtttgTGCTGAATTGAATGATATGGTTAGTTAATTGAATTgaatgtttgttttgtgtttaaacCGTGGTAATTTAGGGAACTGAGAACTTGACCATTTGATTAACTTGCTATGCATTCTGACCttgaaaactatttttaaactaagtAATAAGTCAGAAATgtgaatttgatgtttttgaTATGGTGGTGAGTAGTACTAGTGTGGCGTTGAGCATAAGATTGATTGTGCAAAAGGCCCAttagtaagatattgtccgctttgggctaagccctcacggatttgcttttggtaccgttccaaaaggcctcttactaAGGGATATATCTTAtgtgtatttaatattttatccgatgtgagactttgtttgtacccaacatcctCCCTTCAAACAAAGGGTTATGGTTCTTCTACCTCCCATATGGcgaaaggtttttttttttcttggtcgCCAGACCTGAACCGGGCTCTGATACCAGATATTGTGTGGGTTTAATATACACGCATTTCCATATGTCACCCCATTAGTAAGATACTGTCCGCTTTGGGCtaagccctcacggatttgcttttggtaccgctccaaaaggcctcttactaAGGGATATatcttatgtatatataaacccatgtgtatttcatattttatccgatgtgggactttgtttgtacccaacaaaATGATGTTAAGTGTTAGAGCTGTCATTGAACACCTCCTTTTGCAAAAGGTCCAGCATTGGGTGACAATATTGTTGCTGAGCGCCACCTTTGTGCGAGAGGTTTCGCACTAAGAGCCACCCTAAgcatcaatttatataattgttttggCTCATTCCTTTGGTTGTTTGATATTGACCAGTatcattcataatttttgttgAGTATAATGACTGCATGAATGTATATGAGAACCTTTGATATGCTTACGTATGATATGGTTCTTGGGAGAATTTCAAGGAGAagttctatttttttatgatgtttaatGTATGCTTGACATATGACAATTTAGAAAGTAGGTATCTTGATATACTGTCCATTTAACTCATATAGAGATTAATATGGTGGGGGAGAGAATTGCAAGAGGTCTTTACCGGGAACTTTTAGTTTTAAGCATAAAAGATTAACCTCGTGAGTAGTAGGGTAATAACCCTTGTGTTTATGACTTTACAGAGCATAAATACTATTAAGAGTGCACATCTATAATAAAGCCCTATGTCAAAACATATATTCGGATAATTGAGTTTAGAGTCAATTGTATGTATGTTTATATGAATTATAGTACTTTATAAATGTTAGACTAGTATGTGATATGCTTAATTTGTTTTatgaagtttttctttaaaaattagtttatcctgcttttattttcttttgtaggttatttctcttttgcaatTATCACATCTTGGTATGAGTAGAGGAAGAGTTAGGTGTTGATATGTCTTTGTGGGAAGATGAATACTTATAAGTTTAGACATGTTGTTAGAAGCTCTTTAGTTTTTAACAACTTTAGTTGTTTCAATTGTTATGTAAATATAcgtataattaatatattaaataattgtattaatattttatatgttttttattatcagaatttataaatttttatttaatatttttatactacaatatttatgtttatccaattaacattaaattttccataaaaaaaattacatcatatTCATTTTTCGGCTatacttaatataaataaactctCCATCAAacgaaaataaaattgtgagaATCAGAATATGTTATTAATACTTTCTCCGTAACACATCCAAATTTAAGGGTTTAGAAAGGAGAGAAGACCCTCACGTGTATTTTGATTCATTTATAAGTTTCTTGACAActgtcaaaatataaaatatgctCCATCCAATTATTTGCTTCTGAAAGGTCTATAAAAGGAGTGACGGAAAAATTGTGATTTAAATTAATCAAGTATTTAAATTAATGGACCTAGGTTAATTTACTTcattttatgaaataataatgatatttaaatattaataatattatattttgaaaaaaacacacatattataatttatatattaactataaaattaaaattaaatttaataaagttaAGAAAGTATactttacttttataattttatttttaaatcgtgtcaaaatcatttttagtaCCCATTGATAGACAGATCATGTGTAGTTTCTTCATATGTCGAATTAAGTCTATATCGATTTTTGTAATCTAACTTTGCCAACTTCACCTTAGAGAgttcattaaaagtttttatgaatatattttcttatttttttttttaatttttaattttgtgagtaaagaataaaatgaattttaatatatttcaagttGATTAGTATTGTATTGATTTGCACCTCATTTAGAAAGATAttt
This sequence is a window from Vigna angularis cultivar LongXiaoDou No.4 chromosome 2, ASM1680809v1, whole genome shotgun sequence. Protein-coding genes within it:
- the LOC108330652 gene encoding zeatin O-glucosyltransferase, translating into MASSSFESSPMASNYKSNKKRHNNGIFHPPTPVVVVVVPFPAQGHLNQLLHLSRLILAHNIPLHFVGSPTHNRQAMVRAQGWDPNSFPHIHIHDFNVPPFLSPPPNPNAPTKFPSHLLPSFQASASLRGPVFSLLQSLSLVAKRVVVIYDSLMASVVQDAIHVSNCETYTFHSVSAFTMFLYFWDVMGKPPVKKMSHLVPEVPTLEGCFTTQFLDFITSQYVFHKFSKGIIYNTTRALEGPYMELIERIISSKNHWALGPFNPLSIEKSEKRQHFCIEWLDKQEERSVMYVSFGTTTSFSQEQINEVATGLEKSKQKFIWVLRDADKGDVFKHGGDELVLPKGFEERVKGIGLVVREWAPQLEILSHTSTGGFMSHCGWNSCMESISMGVPIAAWPMHSDQPRNRVLVTDVLKVGVVVKEWDHRDELVTASAVENAVRKLMATKEGNEMRQRAIDLKNVILKSRDEGGVSRMEFDDFIAHVTR